One Candidatus Binataceae bacterium DNA window includes the following coding sequences:
- the mazG gene encoding nucleoside triphosphate pyrophosphohydrolase, with the protein MADENASASRFARLTAIVRELRAKCPWDREQTLASLGKHLIEEAYEAADAIVDGAPEAIADELGDLVTQGIFAAIIAEQEKHASLEAILDGAAEKLIRRHPHVYAGAPAANADEVIANWSRIKQEERRSRGASSALDGVVRALPALMRAEKLGARARDAGMDWADIHAVLAKVREEMDEVEGALARNDADAAAEELGDMLLALANAPRFVGHSAEETLRRACDKFTLRFGKVESLAASRGVVLTQLDAEQLDELWQAAKR; encoded by the coding sequence ATGGCTGACGAGAATGCATCGGCGAGCCGATTCGCGCGTCTGACTGCGATCGTGCGCGAGCTGCGCGCGAAGTGCCCATGGGACCGCGAGCAAACCCTCGCGAGCCTCGGCAAGCATCTGATCGAGGAAGCCTACGAGGCCGCCGACGCGATCGTGGATGGCGCGCCCGAAGCGATCGCGGACGAGTTGGGCGATCTTGTGACGCAGGGAATTTTCGCAGCGATTATCGCGGAACAGGAAAAACACGCTTCCCTTGAGGCAATTCTTGATGGGGCCGCCGAGAAGCTGATCCGGCGGCATCCGCATGTTTACGCTGGGGCGCCGGCGGCGAATGCGGACGAGGTCATCGCCAACTGGAGCCGGATCAAGCAAGAAGAGCGCAGGAGCCGTGGCGCCAGTTCGGCGCTCGACGGCGTGGTGCGCGCGCTGCCCGCGCTGATGCGCGCAGAGAAGCTCGGTGCGCGGGCTCGCGATGCCGGCATGGACTGGGCGGATATCCACGCGGTGCTCGCCAAGGTGCGCGAGGAGATGGACGAGGTGGAGGGGGCGCTGGCGCGCAACGACGCGGACGCGGCGGCTGAGGAGTTGGGCGACATGCTGCTCGCGCTCGCTAATGCGCCGCGCTTCGTGGGCCATAGCGCCGAGGAGACGTTGCGGCGGGCCTGCGACAAGTTCACCCTGCGCTTCGGCAAGGTCGAGTCGCTGGCCGCGAGTCGCGGCGTCGTGCTCACGCAACTCGACGCGGAACAGCTCGACGAATTGTGGCAGGCGGCTAAGCGCTAG
- the rpsT gene encoding 30S ribosomal protein S20, giving the protein MPHIPVHPSAEKRHRQSVKRQARNRVIKTRVRTAAKNAAEAIAGSDREKAQTALRTAASLLQKAASKGAIKRNTAARKIARLSRRLHRAQAAATT; this is encoded by the coding sequence ATGCCGCATATTCCAGTTCATCCCTCAGCCGAGAAGCGCCATCGCCAGAGCGTCAAGCGTCAGGCGCGCAATCGGGTAATCAAAACACGCGTCCGCACGGCCGCCAAGAACGCCGCCGAAGCGATCGCGGGCAGCGATCGCGAGAAGGCGCAGACCGCGTTGCGTACCGCCGCGAGTCTGCTGCAGAAGGCCGCCAGCAAAGGCGCGATTAAGCGCAACACGGCCGCGCGTAAAATCGCGCGCCTCTCCCGCCGGCTCCATCGCGCACAGGCGGCAGCGACTACCTGA
- a CDS encoding FAD-dependent oxidoreductase, whose protein sequence is MAEYDYDLVVIGSGPAGHHAAIQGAKLRKRVMIVERKAIVGGICVNIGTIPSKTMREAVLYLSGYREHGVYGESYKVKEKITLADLLMRVDPVVRHEIDVMRHQLLRNNIELVHGDAAFVDAHTLTLNFGEGRGQRNVTTQFVLIATGTEATRDPFLPDDLTCVYSSDNILRMTELPQTLAVVGAGVIGCEYASMFAALGVRVTVVDKRPRLLPFVDAEVIEALHYHLREKRVILRLGEEVNNVEVIEEGNGKRVKTSLVSGKQIISDKLLSSVGRTGATHSLRLEAAGLAADVRGRLAVNQVFQTSVPNIYAAGDVVGFPSLASTSMEQGRYAACHAFGQETVHARAVPLRHLHDSGDFFRR, encoded by the coding sequence ATGGCGGAATACGACTACGACCTGGTAGTGATTGGTTCGGGACCGGCCGGTCATCATGCGGCGATCCAGGGGGCCAAGTTACGCAAGCGCGTGATGATCGTCGAGCGCAAGGCGATCGTCGGCGGCATCTGCGTCAATATCGGAACGATCCCGAGCAAGACCATGCGCGAAGCCGTGCTCTACCTGTCGGGCTATCGCGAGCATGGGGTCTACGGCGAATCCTACAAGGTGAAGGAAAAAATTACACTGGCGGATCTGCTGATGCGCGTGGATCCGGTGGTGCGCCACGAGATCGACGTGATGCGCCATCAGTTGCTGCGCAACAATATCGAATTGGTCCACGGCGATGCCGCTTTCGTTGACGCGCATACGCTGACGTTGAATTTCGGCGAGGGCCGCGGCCAGCGCAATGTGACGACGCAGTTCGTCCTGATCGCAACCGGCACCGAGGCGACGCGCGATCCCTTCCTGCCCGACGACCTCACCTGCGTTTATTCCAGCGACAACATCCTGCGCATGACCGAACTGCCGCAGACCCTGGCGGTGGTAGGGGCCGGCGTGATCGGCTGCGAGTACGCGAGCATGTTCGCGGCGCTGGGGGTGCGCGTGACGGTAGTGGACAAGCGGCCGCGCCTGCTGCCGTTCGTTGACGCCGAGGTGATTGAGGCGCTGCATTACCATTTGCGCGAGAAGCGCGTGATCCTGCGGCTCGGCGAAGAGGTTAACAACGTCGAGGTCATCGAGGAGGGGAACGGCAAGCGCGTCAAGACCAGCCTGGTCAGCGGCAAGCAGATCATCAGCGACAAGCTGCTGTCGAGTGTCGGCCGCACCGGCGCGACGCATAGCCTGCGGCTGGAAGCGGCAGGACTGGCCGCCGACGTGCGCGGGCGGCTGGCGGTGAATCAGGTGTTTCAAACCAGCGTGCCGAATATCTATGCCGCGGGCGACGTCGTCGGCTTTCCGAGCCTGGCCTCAACCTCAATGGAGCAGGGGCGGTACGCCGCCTGTCACGCCTTCGGCCAGGAGACGGTGCACGCGCGCGCTGTTCCCCTACGGCATCTACACGATTCCGGAGATTTCTTTCGTCGGTAA